The Paenibacillus thermoaerophilus DNA window TTCGACGCTTCGCACTTGTTCAGTTTTCAAAGATCGAACCTTCGCGAACTTTCCGTTCGCTGCCAGCCACCGTTTTGCGGCGACCTCTTGAATATATCATATTCGTCCGCTATGATGCAAGCACTTTTTTTCGATCGCCTGCATTTTCCCGCGAGCCGCAACGGCCGTTCCGGCGCGTTCCCGCCCGCTCTCGTAAGCGGCGAGAATTAATTTATCATAGGCTTGTCCGAAAAGCAACCCCTTTTTTGCATGTTTTTTTGCATGTTTTTGCACGATCGGAGTTGGCGCTCGCTGCGCCGATCCGGCCCGGCAAAGCCGTTAGTTTTTCGTCTGCGGCCTGCGGCTTAACGCATACCGCGACAGCTCCTTCGGAGAGGCCAACCGGGCATACATCCGAAAGATGATTTTATACCGGGACTCTATGGCGCTGCGTATTTCCGATTCGATCCGGGTATCCTTCAGATCGAACAGCATCTCGTCTAATTCTTTGCGAAGCACGTACCCCAATTCCTTGCATTCGCGCTGGCTAAACAAAAAACCGAGCATAAAAGTGAGCCTCCTCGACGACTGCCGGTCTTCAATTTTGAACAAGGCCGCGGAAAAAGCGGATGCCGCCAAACCGCTTTACTGTTATGCTCCGTTTTTTACATTTTTATGATAATTAACGGGAAACCAACGCGAACGTAAGTGTGCTCTCCACCACCGCGGCCAGCAGCAGCGCGCCGATCAGCACGGCGATAAGCGCCGGCAATCGCTCGAAAAACTCCTTCAGGTCCGCGACGGCCTGCTTCCGGCGTCCGGGGACTGCCAGCGAAATCATAAACTGCAGGATCAGCCAGCCCAGGCGAATCCCATAAGCGGCCCCCAGCAGCAGGGCCGGAATCTCGATAATGCCGTGCGGCACGATCGCAAGCAGCATATCCCCGTACGTGACATTGGGCGATTTGTTCGCGAACAAAAAGCCGAGCAGCAAGCCGTTGATGACGAGGAAAACAATCGGGGGCAAGCCCAACAAAGCGCCGGCCAATACGACCAGAACGGTCTTGATCGCGTTATTCAAAAAAATGACGGCGAACAGCCACCACTGGAAATGGTCCTTCCCCTGAATATTCTCGACGATGCCTTGAATGCCTTCGATCTGGGCCCTCATGTAGTTCATGAATTGATCGGCGTTCGCAAAGCCCATGTACAAGCTGACGGCAAACACAAGCACGGCCGCCCACACGTATCGCGAATGCCGAAGCAGATCGGCTCCCAATTCCTTCAATCGCATCTTCTCGCCCTCCATTTCGAATGCCGATATCCTTCAATCTTGTTCAGCCCGTCTACAAAGAGGGCATATCCCACTTGTACGAGCATAGGATGTAATAGCCCAATCAAACAAGCCCGGCGCATCGGCCTGCCCGGCGCTGCAAGGAGGTATCGGCCCGTTGAACCACTTTTTCGTTTTTAACGGTCGTCGTATCAAACGGATCTTGATTCTGATCGTCGCGGTTGTGTTCGCCGTGGGCATCGTATACGTGGAGAAGGACAACATCACCGTCTTCGCGCCTAACGAACCTTCCGCCATCTACAGCGTGCAGACCGACAAAAAGCTGATCGCCCTTACGTTCGATATCAGTTGGGGCAACAAACGCGCCGGGCCCATTCTGGACGTGCTGGAGCAAAAAGGGGTGAAAAACGCCACCTTCTTCCTCTCTTCCCCATGGAGCAAAAGCCATCCGGACATCGTGAAGCGGATTGTCGATTCCGGTTACGAGGTCGGCAGTCACGGCCACAAGCACGACAATTACAGCCGGTATTCCGAGAACGATATCCGCACCCAAATTCAGACGGCCCACGATATTTTAACCGAATTGACAGGCAAAGCCCCGAATCTGATCCGTATGCCCAACGGCGATTTCGACAAACGGGTGCTTCGGGTCGCCAACGATTTGAATTACAAGGTGATCCAGTGGGATACCGATTCGCTCGACTGGAAAAACCCCGGGGTGGACGCGATCATCAACCGGGTCGTCAAACGCGCGCATCCGGGAGATATTGTTCTGCTTCACGCAAGCGACTCCTGCCAGCAGACGCACCTCGCCCTGCCCGTCATTATCGACCAACTCCGGGCGAAAGGGTACGAATTCGTGACCGTTTCCCAGTTGCTCAACCAGACCGACATCAGCCAGAAGCCGGCGGAGCAGCCGGGAGCGGCGCAAATCCACGCCTAACAGAAAGCCGACCGCAACGGTCGGCTTATTTGTTTCCGATGGACACGCGGTTACTAGAGCCGCTTTTTTCCTCCAAGATCCGGTGAAGCTGCATAATCTGCCACGCATTAGCCGCGAGCAGCGTGACCACCATAAACCATACATAAGGCTGGTTCTCCACCTGCAGCGACGGAACGGCCTCCAACGCCGTGAATACGATCATGAAAAACAGCGTCGGGACAAATGCGCTGTTGTTGGTGGCGCGAACCTTCAAGTAACCGATCGCCAGCCCCGTCAAGCCAATAACGGCCACAAGCGCGAGTTCTTCCGCCAGCGGCCTCTCCCGGAACAGGATCAGATCGGCCAAAGCGAACAGCACGAGTACAATTTGAAGCGCATTCCACAAAAACAAGCGCCGGCGGAACGTCGTAAGCGCCACATAACGCACGATCAGGTAAGCAAAAAAGCCCATTTGCGCGATGACGCTGATCGTCGAACCGCCCAGCAGCATAAAGATCACTTCGTATTTGCGGACGCCCGAGTCCATAAACACGAAATCATTCAACGCCAGCTTCAACGCGATCCAGACCAATACGGAGGCAGCCGTCCCGACCCCCAAGGTCGTCCAGAACAAATATCCCCACTTGCGAAGCGTCAACGATGATCTCCCCATTTTTCGGCAGTTTCCCCCTCATTATAGCCAAATCGGACAGTCGCCACAACCGAAGCCAGCGCTTCCCGTGGGTACGCCGGAACCCGAAGGCTCATACTAACTTCATGACTAAACAGGAAAGGAGCAGGATCAGCGTGCCTACCCGTTTAAAGCGTCTCGCCCCCGTCGTTTTGACCAGCTTGATGCTCGCTTCCTGCGCGACCGGCGGTGGCGGCGATTCGTCGGGCCAGATGCCTTATAAGGACATCAAATCGATGGTACTCGATATTATCCAATCCCAGGACGGCCAGCAGGCCATCATGAAGGCGGCAACGGAGCAGAAGCAGGACCCGACGTTGAGGCTCCTGTCGACCGGAGAAGGTCAGCAGATTCAATTGGCGGTTAAGGAAATTTTGACGACCGACACGACGGAAAAGCTGCTTCAAAAAACGATGACCGACCCCCGGTTCGCCGGAGAATTCGCCAAAGTGATGAACAACGATATCAAGGCGATTCAAAAAGAACTGCTCAAAGACCCCGAATTCCAAAAATCCTATATGCAGTCGATGCAAAACCCGGAATTCGAAATGATGCTGCTGCAGACGATGCGCGCCCCGCAATTCAAGCAGCAGATCCATCTGCAAATTCAGGAAGCGATGCAAAATCCCTTGTTTAAGATGGAAATGCTGGAGCTTGTGAAAAAGGCCATCCAAGAAGGCGCAACGCCGACCCCGGAAACGCAGGCGCAATCGCAAAATCAGGGACAGAATCAAGACCAAAATCAGCGGAAAAACGGTCAGGAGAAAGAGGAAGACCAAGAAGATGAGCAAAAACAGGACGATGACGAGCAAGATCAGCAATAATCCGCTCAGTCGCCGCCTGCAGACAAAAGCCCCGAGGCAACCGCTGTTCGAACGGTCTCGGGGCTTCTTTGGCCGCTGCAATTATGGCTCAAGCTTCTCCACGATGCGGGCGGCGACTTCGGCGTAAATACGTCCCGTCTCCGTATCCGCTTTGTACACGGACGGGGAGAAGTCAGGTTCGGAGATATGATTGTCGGGCGCGCCGAGCGGAATCTGGGCAAGCAGCTCCGTGTGCAGCTCCTCGGCCAGCTTCGCGCCGCCGCCGCGTCCGAATATATATGCTTTTTCGCCGGTTTTGTCCACGTAGTAGGACATATTCTCCACAACTCCGAGAATCTCGTGCTCCGTGCGCTTGGCCATCGCGCCCGCGCGCGCCGCGACGAAGGCTGCGGTGGCGTGCGGCGTGGTGACGATAATCTCTTTGCTGTGCGGAATCAACTGATGGACGTCGAGCGCCACATCTCCCGTTCCCGGCGGCAAGTCCAGCAAGATGTATTCGAGCTCGCCCCACTCGACCGCAGAGAAAAAATGCCGCAGCATTTTGCCCAGCATCGGGCCCCGCCATATGACCGGGGAGTTGTCCTCCACGAAAAAGCCCATGGAGATCACCTTCACGCCGAATCGTTCCACCGGCAAAATCTTGTCGTCCCGGGTTTCCGGACGTTCCTCGATCCCCATCATATCGGGCACGCTGAAGCCGTAAATGTCGGCATCGATAATCCCGACCTTTTTGCCGAGACGGGCCAGAGCGACCGCCAAATTCACCGTCACGGTCGACTTGCCGACTCCGCCTTTTCCGCTCGCCACCGCAATGTAATGGACGCCCGAGTCCGGGGATAACAGACGGGAGCTGGCCGGATTTTGGCCCACCGTCCGCTTCGTCTTCGATTGGTGATCCTCCAACGATTGCTTCGGATCGTTCTGACGCCTCAACTGCTCACGGTCATGTTCCGTCGCGGCCCGCAGACGCACATGCACATCGCCGGCTCCGGCTTCTTTCAGCGCGGAGACGACTTGTTCCCGCAGCCGCGTCGAGGCGGCTTCGCTCTCGTCGGTCAGGACGACCGTGAGGGACACCTGTCCCCCCTTCACCATAATGTCCCGAATCAAATTCAAATCCGCCAAGGGCCGATTAAACGTGGGATCGTTGATTCCCAGCAGAGCCTCCAGCACCTGTTCTCGCGTGGTAATTGCCACTCCCGACACCTCCTGTCGCCATTATACCGAAACTTCATCCGAATCGCATGTCTACATGGGGAGGCCCCCCCTTCCGGACGTTTACGATCCGATTTTCTCCCCGGCCGCATACCGCAAAATCCCCCTGTAGATCGTGGCCGCGACTTTCTTTTGGTAGGCGCTGTCGCCCAAATTCCGCGCCTCCTCTGCATTGGACAGAAATCCGGCCTCCACGAGAGCCCCGGGAATATTCAGCGTCTTCAGCAAAAAATACGTGTCGTGCGGCTGCGTCAGTCGATCCGTGTTGCCGAGAGCCGTACGGAATTCATCCTGAATGAGCTCGGCCAGCCGCCGCCCCTCCTCCCGTTCCGCGTAATAAAACGTCTGGGCGCCCCGCCACTTGGAGGAGGCGATGCTGTTCAGGTGAATGCTCACCAGCATGTCCGCGCCGCTGCGGGCGATCAGCTCCGCCCGGGCGTGCAAATCCTCCGTCTTGCGCTTGCTCAAGCCTTGGGTTCCCGGCTGAGCGAGATCTTTGTCCGATTCCCGCGTCATGACGACGGATGCCCCCGCCTCCTGCAAGTAATCCCGCAAGTAACCCGCGATCGCCAGCGTCACTTGCTTCTCCACCAAGCCGCCGGACGATACGGCGCCTCCGTCGGGCCCTCCATGCCCGGCGTCAATGGCGATGATCCGACCCGATAGGGGAAGCGTCCAATGGCTCCACGTCTCCGTCGAGGGGAGGCGGCTAAACAGCAGATACGCCATTAAGGCAACCAGCGCCATCGTGGCGGCAATCTTGGCATAGCCTTGCCCGTTCACCCAGACAATCAGCCGCTTCCGTCTCAACCGGTGTAAGCTGCGCATATAAAAACACCCCGTTCGCCAACGATGGAATCTTTACCATCATATGGGACGAGGTGTTCGAATAGACCAAGCTGATCCGGTCAGGAACGGGCGTCGACCGGCTCCTGCATGCCTTCGATCAGAATTTTCGCCACTTCGGGGCGGGAAAATTCCGGCGGCGGACAGATCCCATCGCGGAGCATCGCGCGAACTTTGGTGCCCGACAGGTGCAGGTGATGCGACTTGTCGTGAGGGCACGTCTTCGTGGTCGCCATATTGCCGCACTTCGTGCAGTAGAAGCTGTGCTCGAAGTACAAAGGCGTAATGCCGAGATCGGCGGCCGGGATCGTCTTCAACAGATCCTGCGCCTCGTATGTGCCGTAATAGTCGCCCACACCGGCGTGGTCGCGGCCGACGATGAAGTGCGTGCAGCCGTAGTTTTTGCGGACCAGCGCGTGGAAAACCGCCTCTCGCGGCCCCGCGTAACGCATCGCAGCGGGGAATACGCCCAGGAATACGCGGTCCTGCGGGTAGTAGTTCTCCAGCAGCGCCAGGTAGCTGCGCATCCGCACGTCCGCAGAGATGTCGTCGGACTTCGTCTCGCCGACAAGCGGATTGAGGAAGAGGCCGTCGACGATCTCCATGGCGCTTTTTTGAATGTATTCGTGCGCCCGGTGAACCGGGTTGCGGGTCTGGAAGCCGACGACGGTTTTCCAGCCTTTCCGCTCGAATTGGGCGCGCGTCTCGGCGGGCGTGAAGTAGAACTCCCGGAATTTGTCCGGCTGCGGACGGTTCAATACCTCCAGAGAACCGCCCACATAGATGTTGGAACGGGAGAACAGCTTTTGTACGCCCGGATGATTCGTATCGTCCGTCTTAAACACGCGGACGGCTTCCTTGCGATGATCGACGGCGTAGATGCTGTCGATCGTCAACACAGCGTAAATCACGTTGTCCTGCTCGCCTACAAGCGCAACGCGCTGACCGACGGACAGCCGGTCCGCCTGCTCCTTGTCGACCGGAAGCGTGATCGGAATGCTCCAGACGAGGCCGTTCGCCAGCCGCATGGATTCGACCACGGATTCATAGTCCCGTTCATTCATAAATCCGGTCAGGGGAGAGAAGGCCCCCACCGCGATACAGTCGATATCCGAGATCGTCCAACTGCTGATCCGGATCGCTTCAAGTCCGGCGGCCTGCTCCAGCAACTGCTCCCGCGCGGCGCCTTCCACCAGCCGGTTGACCAGTTCGCCGCCATGAGGTTCAATCAACATGCGTATAGCTCCTTCCATCCGATCTTCCGATCCTTATTTATGCAGACCGCACTCCGTCTTGTCGTGTCCCGACCAACGACCCGCGCGCGGATCTTCGCCCGGCATTACCTGGCGGGTGCATTTCTCGCAGCCGATGCTTGGATAAAAATTGTCGTGCAGCGGATTGTAGATGACATCGTTCGCTCGAATATAGGCCCAGACGTCTTCCCACTTCCAATTGGCGAGAGGGTTGAATTTGACCAGGCCGAATTTCGTGTCGTATTCGACCTTCTTGGCGTTGGCCCGGGTGGGCGCCTGATCGCGGCGAATGCCCGTGATCCAGGCATCGTAACGGCCCAGCACCTGCGTCAGCGGCTCAACCTTGCGGATGTTGCAGCATTCGTTCGGATCGGTCTTCCACAGCTCGTCGCCCTTCTCTCTCGCCTGCTCTTCGACCGTCCATTTCGGGAGCACCTGTACGAACTTGATGCCGTAGCGAGCTTCCAGCCGGTCCCGGGTCTCATACGTTTCCTTGAAGTGCAGGTTCGTGTCGAGATAAAAAATATCCGTCTTCGGAGAAATTTTCTGCAGCATGTCGACGAGCACGACATCTTCGGCCCCGAAGCTGCAAGCCAGCGTGATATTCGGGAATTTCTCCACGGCAAAGGCGAGAAGCTCTTCCGGCGATTTGTTCTCGAATTCTTCGGCCGCGCGTTTGATCAACGCTTCTTTCTCAAACAAGTTCATAGTCGTTTTTCCTCCCGAAGTGTCCTGAATACCAAGTAACCCCGTATGAATTATTAATATTTTCATTATAACGGCTTCATTTCACGTGGTCAATGACTTTTAACCGATTTGGATCAAAGCCATGCAGGGGCTCCTGTCGAAAGCCTATTCAGAGATGGGCGATCGTGTTCCGCTCCAACACGCAAAAAAGCCTCCTTCCGCCGGATTCGGCAGAAAGAGGCTTCGATTCGATGATTAACGTTTGGAGAACTGAGGCGCGCGGCGTGCCGCTTTGAGACCGTATTTTTTACGTTCTTTCATACGCGGATCGCGCGTCAGGAATCCCGCTTTTTTCAGCGAACCGCGGAATTCCGGGTCAGCCTTCAGCAGAGCGCGGGCGATGCCGTGACGGATCGCGCCGGCTTGACCGGAGATCCCGCCGCCGGCCGCATTGACGAATACGTCGTATTTGCCGAGCGTTTCCGTCAGGGCAAGCGGTTGCTTGACGATCAGCTTCAGCGTCTCGAGGCCGAAATAGTCGTCGAGATCGCGTTTATTGACAACGATGCGGCCTTCACCCGGCACGAGGCGTACACGTGCAACGGAGTGCTTGCGGCGACCGGTTCCGTAGTATTGAACTTGAGCCATGAACGATGTCCTCCCTTACGATTAACCGCGAAGTTCCCAAACTTGCGGGTTTTGAGCCTGGTGCGGATGTTCGCTTCCAGCGTACACTTTCAACTTCGTTTTCAAAGCGTTGCCGAGACGGTTTTTCGGGAGCATGCCATGCACGGCCAGCTCGATCATACGCTCCGGTTTGTTTTTCAGCAGGTCGCCGGCAACGGTCGTTTTCAGTCCGCCCATGTAGCCGGAGTGACGGTAATATTTTTTCTGCTGCAGTTTTTTGCCGGTCAGTTGGATTTGCGAAGCGTTGATAACGATGACGAAATCACCTGTGTCTACGTTCGGCGTAAATTCCGGCTTATGTTTGCCGCGAAGCAAAGCAGCGACTTCGCTTGCCAGACGGCCCAGTGTTTGGCCAGCGGCGTCAACGACGAGCCACTTGCGCTCCACGGTTTTCGGTTTCGCCATGAAGGTGCTCATTGGGATCCTCCTCGAACTCATATACATAACTATGAAAGCATGCGCGCCGCATGCGATCTATTGTGTCAACGGTTCCGGCTGTTCACTTCGGGGCCAGTGGGAAGCCAATAATGAAAGCCAACTAATATCTTACTACAACCGCTAGGTTAAATCAAGGTGCTCGCCCAAACTTTATCCGCAACGATTTATGTGGCGGTTCCATCGCCGGAATCGTAGCGGACCTCCCACAACGTCAGGCCGTGGGCCATCGCCGTCAGCTTCTCGTGCATCGGGTTGCGCGCTTCGAGGATCTCCGGAATCTCCGAGCTGGAGCGCCGCCCCTCGCCCACCTCGATCAGCGTGCCGACGATCATGCGCACCATGTTGTACAGAAAACCGTTGCCCGTGACAAAAATGCGGTATACGCCCTGATAGTCGGGATGGCGATCGCCCAGATGGTCAATGCGCGTGCGGTATATCGTGCGTACGTGCGAAGCTTGCGTAGAGCGGGCCGAACAGAACGAAGTGAAATCGTGTTCGCCCTCCAGATGACGGAGAGCCTCGCGCATCGCTTCCCAATCCAGAGGCCGCGGATGATGCAGCTCTTGCTTCCGCCTCATGACATCGGGAAATTTGTTGTTGTTGATCGTATAAGCATACGTTTTGGTTTTGGCCGAATAACGCGCGTGGAACGATTGGTCGACTTCCTGCGCCTCCAGCACGACGATATCGTCAGGCAATCGCGAGTTCATCGCGATTGCCCAACGTTCGGCCGGGATGCGCGATTCCGTATCGAAATGAATGACCTGTCCGCGCGCGTGAACGCCCGCATCGGTGCGTCCCGATGACACAACCTTTACGGTATCGCCGGTGAGCAGCTTGACGGCAAGCTCCAGCTTATCCTGAATCGTGTTGCCATGAGGCTGTGTCTGGAAACCGGAATAAGCCGTCCCGTCGTACGAGACGATCATCTTCAGTCTCCTCACCGCTCGGTCCTCCCCCTCAGCAAAAAAAGGGCTTTAACAGAACCTTGCGGTTCTGTCCACCCTTTCCCCTGCTTGCTTATATCATCGATATCCGCAAATTAAGCGCGGTCTACCAGTTCCAGGTAAACCATCGGCGCAGCGTCGCCGCGACGAGGACCGAGCTTCAGGATGCGCGTGTATCCGCCTGCGCGCTCCGCGTAACGGGGTGCGAGATCGGAGAACAGCTTTTGAATCGCGTCCTTCTCTTCTCCCGGCAGTTGCTCGCGACGCACGAACGCGGCCACTTGACGGCGAGCGTGCAGATCGCCGCGCTTCGCCAGCGTGATCAGTTTCTCTGCGATGGAGCGAACTTCCTTCGCTTTCGCTTCCGTCGTTTGGATCCGCTCGTTCAGGAACAAGTCGGTAACCAGATCGCGGAACAACGCTTTACGACCGCTGGAGTCGCGACCCAATTTTTGGTATGCCATCGTTTTCCCTCCTCTTCATGCTGTAATGCCGAAACTACTCTTCCGAACGCAGACTGAGCCCCAGTTCTTGAAGCTTCTCTTGAACTTCTTCCAAAGACTTGCGGCCCAGGTTGCGGACCTTCATCATGTCTTCTTCCGTTTTCGTGATCAGCTCTTGGACGGTGTTGATGCCAGCGCGTTTCAGGCAGTTGTAGGAGCGGACGGAAAGATCCAGTTCTTCGATCGTCATCTCGAGAACCTTTTCTTTTTTGTCTTCTTCCTTCTCCACCATGATTTCGGCGTCTTTCGCCTCGTCCGTCAAACCGACGAAAAGCATCAGATGCTCCGTCAAGATTTTGGCGCCGAGACTAACCGCTTCTTCCGGACGGATACTGCCGTCGGTCCAAACTTCAAACGTGAGCTTGTCGTAGTTCGTAACTTGACCGACGCGGGTATTTTCTACCGTGTAGTTGACGCGGGTAATCGGCGTATAAATCGAGTCGATCGGAATAACGCCGATGGGTTGATCTTCCCGTTTGTTCTTGTCCGCCTGGACATAACCACGGCCGCGGTTAGCGTTGATGCGCATGTGCAAGCGCGCATCCGTCTCTAACGTCGCGATGTGCAAATCCGGGTTAAGAATCTCTACGTCGCTGTCCGCGCGGATGTCGCCGGCCGTGACCACGCCGCCGCCTTCCGCGTCGATTTCCAGAATCTTTTCCTCATCGGAATGAATCTTCAGCGACAAGCCTTTGAGATTCAGGATGATCTCCGTCACGTCTTCCACGACCCCCGGGATCGTCGAGAATTCGTGGAGGACGCCGTCGATCTGAACCGATGTGACGGCCGCGCCCGGGAGCGACGACAACAAGATGCGGCGGAGCGAGTTGCCGAGCGTCGTGCCGTAGCCACGCTCCAGCGGCTCCACCACAAACTTGCCGTACGTGCCGTCCTCACTAACGGAGACGGTTTCGATCTTCGGCTTTTCGATTTCGATCATGCAGAACACCCTCCTATCAAAACGTCGGTTCCTTGCGGATCACGATCAAGCGCACAAATCACGTAGTATGCCTATCCATCTCTCCATTATGCACTGGATCGGCGGATATTTATACCACCTTTTGGCGTGAATTATACACGACGACGTTTTGGCGGACGGCAGCCGTTGTGAGGAATCGGAGTCACGTCTTTGATGAGGCTCACTTCGAGACCTGCAGCCTGAAGGGAACGGATCGCGGCTTCGCGGCCTGCGCCCGGACCTTTTACCATGACCTCGACGGAACGCATTCCGTGCTCCATCGCCGCTTTAGCAGCCGTTTCCGCTGCCATTTGAGCAGCAAACGGCGTGCTTTTCCGGGAACCTTTGAAGCCCAGGTTGCCGGAGCTCGCCCAGGAGATTGCGTTGCCGTGGGGATCCGTAATCGTGACGATAGTGTTGTTAAACGTCGAACGAATATGAGCCACGCCGGATTCGACGTTTTTCCGATCGCGACGCTTCGTGCGCGCTACCGCTTTTTTAGGTCTTGCCATTCGATATTACCCCCCTTTATTACTTCTTCTTGTTCGCTACCGTACGGCGAGGACCTTTACGCGTACGAGCGTTGGTTTTCGTGCGTTGTCCGCGTACCGGCAGACCGCGACGGTGACGGATGCCGCGATAGCAGCCGATTTCCACGAGACGCTTGATGTTCAGGGCGACTTCCCGACGCAGATCGCCTTCGACTTTGATGTTCTTGTCGATATATTCACGGATGCGGTTGACTTCGTCTTCCGTCAGATCACGAACGCGAGTGTTCGGGTTGACTCCGGTCGCAGCCAGAACTTTTTGCGAGGTGGTTTTGCCGATACCGTAGATGTACGTCAGCGCGATTTCCACCCGTTTGTCGCGAGGGATGTCAACACCAGCAATACGTGCCATAGATGTGCTGCACCTCCTTATCCTTGTTTTTGTTTATGCTTCGGATTTTCGCAGATGACCATAACGTTGCCTTTGCGACGAATGACTTTGCATTTTTCGCAAATCGGTTTGACCGACGGTCTTACCTTCATGGTTGTTACCTCCTCATGCTATCGCGCGGGTATCGGGAGCGTCTCGCCCTCAGAGATACCCGACTGCGAGCGCCGATCCTGCTCTTATTTAAACCGATAGGTGATACGTCCTCGGGTCAGATCATACGGTGACAACTCGACCGTCACCTTGTCGCCGGGCAGAATCCGGATGAAGTGCATGCGGATTTTCCCCGATACGTGCGCCAAAATCTTGTGGCCGTTTTCCAACTCCACGCGGAACATGGCGTTCGGCAGAGGCTCGATCACTCGTCCTTCGACTTCAATCACATCATCTTTGGCCAACGGTTATTCTCCTTTCGGTTGGGCATCCGGTCCGCGGTTGTTTTGATAGCGAGCCAGCGCATGGCGCAGTTTTCCGTTCGTCACGCGCCCCGTCTCGCGCAGGCTTTCCGCAACTTCCGGGCTGACTTCATTCAGCAATTGGAGGTGAAGCAGGTTTTTTCGTTTGGCCTGGTCGTATGACCGGCGATCGCCGTCGGCAATCTTCACATACCGATCATCCAGAACCTCGACGATCACGGCATGTCTGCCGTGGTCTCGGCCGCGCAGCACTTGGACGATTTGACCGGGAACCGGTCCGATCCGACCCTTATCCACGCGCGTTCACCTGCGGTTCCGAAATCGTCAAAATTTCGTAACCGTCATCGGTAATCGCAATGGTGTGCTCGAAGTGCGCGCACCAGGAACCGTCCTGCGTAACGACCGTCCAATTGTCTTCAAGCGTCTTGACGTACCGCTCGCCGACAATCACCATCGGTTCGATGGCAAGCACCATGCCGGGCTTCAGTCTCGGACCTTTATCGGGCAAGCCG harbors:
- a CDS encoding KOW domain-containing RNA-binding protein, which gives rise to MDKGRIGPVPGQIVQVLRGRDHGRHAVIVEVLDDRYVKIADGDRRSYDQAKRKNLLHLQLLNEVSPEVAESLRETGRVTNGKLRHALARYQNNRGPDAQPKGE
- a CDS encoding DNA-directed RNA polymerase subunit alpha, producing the protein MIEIEKPKIETVSVSEDGTYGKFVVEPLERGYGTTLGNSLRRILLSSLPGAAVTSVQIDGVLHEFSTIPGVVEDVTEIILNLKGLSLKIHSDEEKILEIDAEGGGVVTAGDIRADSDVEILNPDLHIATLETDARLHMRINANRGRGYVQADKNKREDQPIGVIPIDSIYTPITRVNYTVENTRVGQVTNYDKLTFEVWTDGSIRPEEAVSLGAKILTEHLMLFVGLTDEAKDAEIMVEKEEDKKEKVLEMTIEELDLSVRSYNCLKRAGINTVQELITKTEEDMMKVRNLGRKSLEEVQEKLQELGLSLRSEE
- the rpsK gene encoding 30S ribosomal protein S11, whose product is MARPKKAVARTKRRDRKNVESGVAHIRSTFNNTIVTITDPHGNAISWASSGNLGFKGSRKSTPFAAQMAAETAAKAAMEHGMRSVEVMVKGPGAGREAAIRSLQAAGLEVSLIKDVTPIPHNGCRPPKRRRV
- the rpsM gene encoding 30S ribosomal protein S13: MARIAGVDIPRDKRVEIALTYIYGIGKTTSQKVLAATGVNPNTRVRDLTEDEVNRIREYIDKNIKVEGDLRREVALNIKRLVEIGCYRGIRHRRGLPVRGQRTKTNARTRKGPRRTVANKKK
- the truA gene encoding tRNA pseudouridine(38-40) synthase TruA; amino-acid sequence: MRRLKMIVSYDGTAYSGFQTQPHGNTIQDKLELAVKLLTGDTVKVVSSGRTDAGVHARGQVIHFDTESRIPAERWAIAMNSRLPDDIVVLEAQEVDQSFHARYSAKTKTYAYTINNNKFPDVMRRKQELHHPRPLDWEAMREALRHLEGEHDFTSFCSARSTQASHVRTIYRTRIDHLGDRHPDYQGVYRIFVTGNGFLYNMVRMIVGTLIEVGEGRRSSSEIPEILEARNPMHEKLTAMAHGLTLWEVRYDSGDGTAT
- the infA gene encoding translation initiation factor IF-1 — its product is MAKDDVIEVEGRVIEPLPNAMFRVELENGHKILAHVSGKIRMHFIRILPGDKVTVELSPYDLTRGRITYRFK
- the rpmJ gene encoding 50S ribosomal protein L36, encoding MKVRPSVKPICEKCKVIRRKGNVMVICENPKHKQKQG
- the rplM gene encoding 50S ribosomal protein L13 gives rise to the protein MSTFMAKPKTVERKWLVVDAAGQTLGRLASEVAALLRGKHKPEFTPNVDTGDFVIVINASQIQLTGKKLQQKKYYRHSGYMGGLKTTVAGDLLKNKPERMIELAVHGMLPKNRLGNALKTKLKVYAGSEHPHQAQNPQVWELRG
- the rplQ gene encoding 50S ribosomal protein L17; the encoded protein is MAYQKLGRDSSGRKALFRDLVTDLFLNERIQTTEAKAKEVRSIAEKLITLAKRGDLHARRQVAAFVRREQLPGEEKDAIQKLFSDLAPRYAERAGGYTRILKLGPRRGDAAPMVYLELVDRA